GATCAGGCTTCAATAATTTGGGTTGTAATGTTAGTTTTGATGATTATCTTGAGAATCAGGAAGATGTCATACAGAACTTTATCTTTTGGAAGCTTTACTTGTGGTTAGTCACTGCTGTTAGTAGAGTAAATAAGTTGGGTGGAATCCGTAGTGTAAATTGTTTGTGGAGGAAATGGGCTTATGGGCAAATGGCTCTTTCTTATTTCataagttcttatgttctaaatagTATTTAATGATATGTTTGCTTTCTCCATTTATTTTTGTTTGCATCAATGTTTTCAGTCTACTTTGCAGCTGATactctggcggggggggggggttccagtaTGGGTTAGAGGGAATATTTTGTGTAATTCTTTCTATATATTTCAAATGGGTCCACTAAGGAAGTCTTTGCTTGCCAAGTACaaggaatagaaacatagaaaataggaggaggagtaggccattcggcccttcgagcctgctccgccattcaatatcatcatgactgatcctctatcccaataccatattcccgctctctccccatacccattgatgccttttgtgtctagaaatctatctagctccttaaatatattcagtgactaggccccacagccttctgtggtagagaatgccacaggttcaccaccctctgagtgaagaaatttctcctcatctcagtcctaaatgtcctaccctgtatcctgagactgtgacctctcgttctggacccccccagccaggggaaacatcctccctgcatccagtctgtctagccctgtcagaattttatatgtttcaatgagatcccctctcattcttctcaactctagTCTAGTCtagaggccgagtcgacccaatctctcctcatacgacagtcttgcCGAATGATTTGATTATTTGAACCAATTGTTAAGTGCTTTCACCCTGCTCACCTTAAAGACACAGTCAGCTCGTTAACGAGtgataatggggggggggtggtgtcatgTAAACTGTATCCGATGGAACGGTTTATAATTAAAAAGGTCATCTAACAGACTGCTCCCTGTGTTTAGCTGGTTTTGCAACCTCTTCGACtcttcacatttccccagattgaCAGCCCTGGTTCAGCCTGGTTGATGAATGACCACGTGACACGGCTGAGTGGCAGGCGGAATCCCCGCCCACTGAATCGATTGCTCGGGTCTGCACACTGCGCCGGCGGCGGATCCTTGTGCCGGTTGAAGGCTCGAGCTGGAACCGTTGAGTttgttttcactttttaaaaaaaaataaaatgtcgGCGTCTCGCGCTCTCCTGAGGTCGGTCAGTGTTTGTCGAGGTGAGGAACACATGAGGCGGGGCCCGGGCGGGGGTGAAGGCGGGGACATGTGGCGGTGCGGCCCCCCACCCCCGAGGTGACATTGTCATTGGAGAGTGGTCGGGCCCTGGTCTAGGCCCGCGTCAGTCTGTGCGAATGTAAACTTCTCGGGTACGGCTTGCCTCACCTCCCAACCCCGGGACAAGACCACCTAATCTAGGCTGGCTCCCCACTGTATTGTCACAGGGTATTGACGATGAGGGAAGTCATTCGGCCCGTCTTCGTTCGTTCATCCATAAATACCCTAAGGTTTCCCactttcttctcttcccccccccccccctccattgcaAAATAACATTGGTTCTTCAGTAATCCCACGGTTTTTGTCTCCACTCCTCTATCTGGGTGTCTGTCCCATGTATTATTTTTTTTGTACAACTTCCTGATATTGGTCCTAAATTTGCCCTTTACTAGTgtcaacctgtgtccccttgtcccacGCTTGCGATTTGATTCAATTTCCAGTCTTGTCTTTTCCATACCTTTTTATATTTTGTAAGATCACCTCTGTGATAACTTCcaaaggggagatggggagacttttttttaagacagggagttgttacgatctggaatgcactgcctgaaagggtggtggaaacagattcaatagtaactttcaaaagggaattggatatatatttgaaactgaactcctgctcctatgttcttatgattcttTTCTGAAGTACTTCCTCAAGTCTGCCACAAAAGAACACAgcacccccattctccccacaaACTGCCAATTCTGTTTAAGGTCTGCTATAAGCCCACTCTTCCATATTTAAATAGGATCGAAGGGGTGTGATATATATTCCACTTCAGTTATTAATGTTGCAATGATAGTACAGAATTTCTACCTGCTTTGGTGTCGTGTAATAATTTTGGTGGCACAGGGCAGTTTACATTGTTAGGTTACTGCTGATTTTCAAGCTGAGTTTGGCAAAATGTGTGCTATCAGCCAAATAAAACATATCTTCTGGAATTAAGTTGAATGCTGGAAATTCATTCTTTCCAATGTCAAAATGTTGCTGAGAACCATGAGATAGGAGTTTCTTCTGAGAAGTGGATTTATGTTTAACAGTTGAGATGCAAAGGCAAgggtaacatttttttaaacttgctcCAGCCCCCAAAATATAGTGAGACAAATCTGGGGATGAATATAGTGCTCATGGGATAAAATGCAGGCCCACAATTTTGGTTTGGCTAGTTAAAGGAACATTGTCTTAATGAATATATATTCAGCATACCACTTTTTATGAAGTTAGGAGAGGGTTGAGGAGCATGAGGGACTGCATGTCATATCTTGATGACAGCATGAGTAAGTGACATGATGCTTTACAGTGTGATTTGGTTATCACATTGTATATGAACGGGTGGATGAAAATATTTACCAACCATATTTCAAGATGACAGAGCTGCTTTCAGGGGCTTTGATGCTTAGGTGAAACATTTTTTACCATGTTTTGTTCACAGACAGTTGATGCGATAACTATTTCAGCGCAAAATACTTATGGCCACTTTGTGATGTGTGAGCACGGCCTGGGAACAGCCATCCCTCGCGTTCGCACCTCTCCACAGTGATACAGCTGAGACAGTAATTCAACGGAGTGGAAAACTGAACCTCACATCCCACTATGTCTCTGATATATAGAAAAATCTGATAAACTGACAAAGACTAGTGGACTGTTGGGCAGTTTGCAAGCTCAAGCAGCAGATTGCTTCACACATACACAGGAAATCTTGAGATTGGGTTCCAACACTGCCTGTCATTTAATTTTCCTTGTTATCAGAGTGATCTATACCCCGCGAATAAAGATTCGAAACCCAGGAGTCAGATTAACTTGACATACATTTATTCAAAAGCACACGAGTAATACAAGCAAGTTATATATCTACACACTCACCTGTAGGAGACTCTTCGGGGGCTAGGAGCTCATCAGTCAAAGTTTTCCTAACGCTGAGTTCACCTGATTTTCATCACATATTTATACCTTTCTTGAAACGCATCAGTTGAAATTGTTTCTTTAACTGCAACTGTCACTCATGTTGACTCGGCAGATGTCACTTGACTTGTTTCAGCACAAAACTCTGAGCTGTGGGGCCCCAATGCTTTATCTATACTGGTCCTCAAGGCTGCTGAATCATTCCACACTTATTATATGTAGTGCACTTCACACTAACTGTCCTTATTCTGTTTATCTCAGCCTTGTTGAttctagtcatgatgtggagatgccggtgatggactggggttgacaattgtaaacaattttacaacaccaagttatagtccagcaattttattttaaattcacaagctttcggagattttctccttcctcaggcaaatgtttgcctgaggaaggagaaaattttattttaaattcacaagctttcggagattttctccttcctcaggcaaacatttgcctgaggaaggagaaaatctccgaaagcttgtgaatttaaaataaaattgctggactataacttggtgttgtaaaattgtttacaattgttgatTCTAATTCTCCATACCACTCTGCATGCAAACCCTTTGTTTCTTCACATTATGTGCTAACTATCCCATCGTGCTTTTATGCTAATACTAAGCTATTTAGCCTGTCGTGGTACACTATCCTACATGCTGGACTTGTTTTGTTAGTTCTCAGATGGACTTGACTTCATGAAAGCAATACAATTCCATCCCTAGGGCAAAATAACTGAGACATCATTAATAGAATCACATCAAACAGCCTAGTGTACTGATTAAAAATATCAGATTGGAATTTGTATTTTTGCCATGTTTTATCCTTTATTTAAGTGTGGTTTATGCTGGTCTGAATAATTCCAGAGTTGAAGCAACATTGCATTGCAAAGATGATTTTATTCTAACTACTTTAAAGAGAAAACTTTTTAAGAGAGATGGTAAGAAGAAATAGAAATATGCTTAAAACATTAACAATGAGCCACATTAAAACCTGACTTTTCCCCACAAATAACATTGTCACACTTTTGAGTGCAGTGCAGCTTCAAAAAGAATCTTTACTTGTGTGCTTCTTGTTTCCATATGTACTTTAGTAGCCATCAGGCCCATATACATCTGCAAGTGAAACAACCAAAAAAGATTGTTTGGCACAAGGCTATCAAAGCTCCATATTAGTTCATATCTCCTTGAACCATTTCCATGACTTGTGAGCTATCCAGTCACTTTCACTTACAGAGCATAAATTAATATACGTCCTGGCCAGCTGCggaatattttaaaaagtgaggaccaaaaatattctttttaagcttcatttaagaacataaaaacataagaaataggagcaggagtaggccaaacagcttgagccttctccaccattcaataaaatcatggctgatcttcgaccacaactccactttcttgcctgatccccatatcccttgatttcgagtccaaaaatctatctatctcagccttgaacatattcaatgactcagcatccacagccctctggggtagagaattccaaagattcacaaccctctgaagaaattcctcctcatctcagtcttaaatggccgaccccttatcctgagactctgccccctagttctagactctccagccatgggaaacaacctcagcatctaccctgtcaagccccctcagaatcttgtatatttcaatgagatcacctctcactcttctaaactccagagagtatcggcccattctactcaatctctcctcataggacaaccctctcatcccaggaatcaatctaatgaaatttcattgcaccgcctcaaaggcaagtatatccttgcttagataaggagaccaaaactgtacacagtactccaggtgaggtctcaccaaagcactgtacaattgcagtaagagttccttactcttgtactccaacccccttgcaataaaggccaacataccatttgccttccttattgcttgctgtacctgcatgctaactttttgtgtttcttgtatgaggacacccaaatctctctcaacaccaacatttaatagtttctcataatttaaaaaatattctgttattctattcttcctacaaaagtgaataacctcacatttccccacattatactctatctgccaccttcttgcccactcacctaacctgtctatatccctctgccACCCACATATTTCTTCCCCTGCCACCCATTTATTGCTCTCCTGAAGTTATTGAATCATGTTGAGCTATGATTTCACAAACCTTTTTCCAGTTATGTTTTTCTTGTGATACCAGTCAGTCTATTCAATCTTGGAGGCCATTGTAGCCAAGACTGATCATGCCCAATGTCTGCacatgtacactttccagcaagggtcacttgaTAGCAGTCGAAGTTGGGAAAATGGCAAACTTTGTTTTCCCCTAGCCCAGATGGATGCAAAAGATATTATTGGGAAAAACATTGTAGGCTTGGGTAAAACATTGCCATATAGCCACAGAATTTTTCATGTTTGCACAATTTTTATATATCAACATTTTTGCTTGTATTTTTGCAGTTGCATTGTAAAATTATGTAATTACAtgcaaaaaaaatgtattaattaGTTTTTTTCCTGAATTTCTGCCCAGAATACACAATAAGCACCGAAGGAGCTCAAGTATAATTTTGGAAGAGCTCTATTTCTTTGTAAATGAACAGAAAGTTGCACTGGGAATGGTTTGGCTATTTAATAAGCAAGCATGTTTTCTGCTTTCAGTGCTGACTCGTTCTGCTTTCACTGCAAGAAAACCTGACTACACGAATCCCAATTGGCTGAGAGTCGGTCTAGCATTTGGAAGCACGGTAGCATTATGGGCTCTGGTAAGTAGTTCTGTGAAAACATCTGAAGAAAAAAACACAGGGTCAACAACGTTGGAACTTCGCCTTTGCGTAATAGCCTGAATAATGTGTTAAACTCAAAAGTAAACAGATGGCATTACAATTGTGTGGCAAGTTGGGAAAAATATTTTCCAGCTTGTGAGACAAGCAGAACTTGTCAATAGcccttttggaaaaaaaattgaccaacttttttatttgttgattttcacacattttctcctctctcacacccAATATTTTTACACATAAATCTAGAAGTTCTCACTTTTTGTTTCAGTGATTTATGCCGTTGTCAAACTGAGATTATTACAGTCAGAAACACAGTACTGCCGGCCAACTGTAATTTTACATAATGTAAACAAGACTGTTCAGTTCTTTTCAAATGAAGCTGGGTAATGTCTGTTCATTCCCATGTTCAAGTTGACTAGACTTTTTGGCTGGGGTTTGTCTGTTGCTCCCACAATTATATATTGTTTAATTCATATctttcacctccttcctttaCCATTCATTTTTATAGTGTATTACAGTAATATTCACTGTCCTGTATGTATTATTGGGTACAAAGTTGAAATTGTTCTATTCCTcaccttgattttttttaaaaaatacaaattaTCTTATTTGAACAGCTAGCGGATATATTTAAGGATATAATCCTATCAAATGATTCAGGTGATTTAAACTGATGACAAGGCCTGAAGAATTAATCATTGTAACCTAAACTCCCGCTTGAGGCTGTAGACTTAATGTTACTCCCGGCTATCCGTTATTCTATGTAGTACCTAACAGTAAATATGTTAGTTCAAATGAGTTGTTAATTTGTTCTGAAATTAACTTATATAATAATTAGGAGTATGCTAATGACTGTAACACTGACTCAGATTTATCTTTTCTATTATTTTTGCTTGTTGAGGTGAGGAATGACAaagctggagaatggaacaaCTTTAGCTTTGTACCTAATAACATTCATCTTCCGATGGTACATTTTTCCACCAGCCTTCTTCTGTTTACAGGTGGGCAATCTTTTCCATAAGCAGCTCGTGCCACTAATGAATCCAAACCTGTGTCTTTATTTAACAATTAACCACAAATTGCAGTAAATTGCTTACTGTAGAATACATGGTTGCCTGGTCACCAGGGAATGTGGAAAATACCACATCGCTAGACCACTGTGTACAGGTTAAAACTATTTGCTTAGATTTATTTATGGGTAAAATAACACACAAACAAAAATATAGGCGAGATAAATGCAGCATAGTAATTAGACTTACATTATATATAGCTGGATTCCTTGGTTAAAAAGACAGCAGCCAAAGTTCTTGCAGCTCCTCTCAGCAAGTTCTCGGAAACACACAACCACTGATAATATATACTATTTGATTCAGGCTTTCTCAACTTGTATTTTTTCAAAAAGGGTGGTTTCCCTAAGTAACTTTAGTCTTTCTTGGTGGAATTTGCACATTATGCATGCCATGAATGAGATAACGTGCCACAGGATTAACAATTATCCTTTTATTATGGTGTAATGCACCAGAGGCCACATGCGATTCACAACACATGGACGTGGGGACTCCAAAAGTTGCTTAATACCATACTATCAGACTATTATGTTTAAAACTAatagatttatttacaaataaaataaTGGCACAGAAGCAGAGCAAGTTACTGATTGCACACATACTTATAAAATAATATAGACTGACTTGTCCACAGGAATTTCAAATCTTTTTCAAAACTTACACAGTAATGATCTGTAAGTTG
The DNA window shown above is from Heptranchias perlo isolate sHepPer1 chromosome 1, sHepPer1.hap1, whole genome shotgun sequence and carries:
- the ndufc1 gene encoding NADH dehydrogenase [ubiquinone] 1 subunit C1, mitochondrial, which produces MSASRALLRSVSVCRVLTRSAFTARKPDYTNPNWLRVGLAFGSTVALWALLFKQHDDDVQEYNKHHGIQ